A stretch of Desulfurivibrio alkaliphilus AHT 2 DNA encodes these proteins:
- the tmk gene encoding dTMP kinase, producing the protein MKTDRQPQQPARAGVLIALEGIDGTGKSTQQQLLAQRLRQLGLEVVVTREPTDGPYGRRLRELFLNRASLSPEEELQLFLADRREHVAKLIEPALKAGRVVITDRYYYSTAAYQGASGHDPAAILAINESFAPRPDLVLLLEAPPAVGVRRVQEGRGESLNDFEQEDYLRRVAGIFAGFSAPGLVRVNATGAIEQVQVEIWQAVEALLMSKKMIAAKICQQW; encoded by the coding sequence GTGAAAACAGACAGGCAGCCACAGCAGCCGGCCCGGGCGGGGGTTTTGATCGCTCTTGAAGGGATTGACGGCACCGGCAAATCAACCCAGCAGCAACTGTTGGCCCAGCGTTTGCGCCAGTTGGGGCTGGAGGTGGTGGTCACCCGGGAGCCCACCGACGGTCCATACGGCCGCCGCCTGCGCGAGCTTTTTCTCAACCGGGCTTCCCTGTCGCCGGAAGAGGAGTTGCAGCTTTTCCTTGCCGACCGGCGGGAGCATGTTGCCAAGCTCATCGAGCCGGCCCTTAAAGCCGGCCGGGTGGTGATTACCGATCGTTATTATTATTCCACCGCCGCTTACCAGGGGGCGAGCGGGCATGATCCGGCGGCCATTCTGGCCATCAACGAGAGCTTTGCCCCCCGGCCTGATCTGGTGCTGCTGCTGGAGGCGCCGCCCGCCGTGGGGGTGCGGCGGGTGCAGGAAGGGCGGGGTGAGAGTCTCAACGACTTTGAGCAGGAGGATTACCTCCGGCGGGTGGCCGGGATTTTTGCCGGTTTTTCCGCGCCCGGTCTGGTACGGGTCAATGCCACCGGGGCAATAGAGCAGGTGCAGGTCGAAATCTGGCAAGCGGTCGAGGCGTTGCTGATGAGCAAAAAAATGATCGCGGCGAAAATCTGCCAACAATGGTAA
- a CDS encoding YraN family protein, producing the protein MTKQRQGLGRRGEELAASYLEKAGYRIVARNYRTRAAELDIIARRRDELVFVEVKSRNSTAFGSPLEAITAAKQRKIALAAQEYLVRERLSDQASRFDVVAVSFRGGKPEIDHLVNAFEL; encoded by the coding sequence ATGACTAAGCAGCGCCAGGGGCTTGGGCGCCGGGGAGAAGAACTGGCCGCCTCCTACCTGGAAAAGGCCGGTTACCGTATTGTGGCCCGCAATTACCGAACCAGGGCGGCGGAGTTGGATATTATTGCCCGCCGCCGCGACGAGCTGGTCTTTGTCGAGGTGAAAAGCCGTAACAGCACGGCTTTCGGCTCACCATTAGAGGCGATCACCGCCGCCAAACAGCGCAAGATTGCCCTGGCCGCCCAGGAGTATCTGGTGCGGGAAAGACTGTCCGACCAGGCGTCCCGGTTTGACGTGGTGGCGGTTTCCTTCCGCGGCGGCAAACCGGAAATCGATCACCTGGTCAATGCCTTTGAACTCTGA
- a CDS encoding ribonuclease HII, which yields MSSHLWQREPEVVDSLAFERSLESQGYRLVAGIDEAGRGPLAGPVVAACVVLPAGCEASRFRDSKQLKPELRCRLAAEIEALPGVYWGVGVVAPAEIDRLNILQASLLAMQKAVAALAAEPDFLLVDGKHQLPLPLPQQALVRGDSRSASIAAASIIAKVRRDEIMADYHRRYPQYNFHRHKGYGTAEHLHLLRQHGPCPIHRRSFKPVGDCLRGGDD from the coding sequence GTGAGCAGTCATCTTTGGCAAAGGGAGCCGGAGGTTGTCGACTCCCTGGCCTTCGAGCGTTCGCTTGAAAGCCAGGGCTATCGACTGGTGGCCGGAATAGATGAAGCCGGCCGCGGTCCCCTGGCCGGGCCGGTGGTGGCCGCCTGTGTGGTGCTGCCGGCCGGCTGCGAAGCAAGCCGATTCCGTGACTCCAAACAGCTTAAGCCCGAGTTGCGCTGTCGGTTGGCGGCGGAAATTGAAGCCCTGCCCGGGGTTTACTGGGGGGTCGGGGTGGTTGCTCCGGCCGAGATCGATCGCTTGAATATTCTCCAGGCCTCGCTGCTGGCCATGCAAAAGGCGGTGGCCGCTTTGGCCGCCGAGCCGGACTTTCTGCTGGTCGACGGCAAGCACCAACTTCCTCTTCCCCTGCCTCAACAGGCCTTGGTACGGGGTGATTCCCGCAGCGCTTCCATCGCCGCCGCCTCCATCATTGCCAAGGTGCGGCGGGACGAGATCATGGCCGACTACCATCGGCGTTATCCCCAGTATAATTTTCACCGGCACAAAGGCTACGGCACCGCCGAACACCTGCATTTGCTGCGCCAACACGGACCCTGCCCCATCCATCGCCGGAGTTTCAAGCCGGTGGGCGACTGCCTGCGGGGCGGTGATGACTAA
- the rplS gene encoding 50S ribosomal protein L19, which translates to MNAIAQIEQEQLRHDHPDFRPGDTIKVHFRIIEGTKERVQVFQGVVIRRCRGNIGASVTVRKVSHGVGVEKTFPLHTPQVEKIEVVSHGRVRRSRLYYLRNLRGKAARIRERDVR; encoded by the coding sequence ATGAACGCTATTGCCCAGATTGAACAGGAACAACTCCGCCACGACCACCCGGATTTCCGGCCCGGTGACACCATCAAGGTCCATTTTCGGATTATTGAAGGTACCAAGGAACGGGTCCAGGTATTTCAGGGCGTAGTCATTCGCCGTTGCCGTGGCAACATCGGTGCCAGTGTCACCGTGCGCAAGGTTTCCCACGGGGTTGGCGTGGAGAAGACCTTCCCGCTGCACACTCCTCAGGTCGAAAAAATCGAGGTGGTCAGCCACGGTCGGGTACGGCGCTCCCGCCTCTACTATCTCCGCAATCTGCGCGGCAAGGCTGCCCGGATTCGCGAACGCGACGTGCGCTGA
- the pdxA gene encoding 4-hydroxythreonine-4-phosphate dehydrogenase PdxA: MTNQPPRPALIGITMGCPAGVGPEIILRLHLEREQARQAGTTETGRQEPAAAAVVLGDLGVLAQCARQLGVKVELNPWQPGQPLGSGALNVLPVTSLAPLPSPGRPTVASGRAMGEYIEQAVALAQSGELAAMVTCPIGKDMLNAGGYHYPGHTEMLATLCNCSEYAMMMAGARLRVSLVSIHRPLSRVPEAVTQEAVVRLIRLTARSLQHDFAVLRPRLAVAALNPHAGEGGMFGDEEKRVIEPAVAQAAALLGREVSISGPRPPDTVFYQASQGDFDAVVAMYHDQGLIPFKLLHFKDGVNVTIGLPIIRTSVDHGTAYDIAGRGVADHDSLRAAFWLAAEIAANRSSNLPEPA; this comes from the coding sequence ATGACCAATCAACCACCCAGGCCAGCTTTGATCGGAATTACCATGGGTTGCCCTGCCGGGGTTGGGCCGGAGATTATCCTCCGCCTGCACCTGGAACGGGAACAGGCCCGGCAAGCCGGAACGACAGAGACGGGCCGGCAGGAACCGGCGGCGGCAGCGGTGGTGCTGGGTGATCTTGGCGTGCTGGCTCAATGTGCTCGGCAGTTGGGGGTAAAAGTAGAACTCAATCCCTGGCAGCCAGGGCAGCCGCTTGGCTCCGGGGCGCTTAATGTGCTGCCGGTTACCAGCCTGGCTCCACTCCCGTCCCCGGGGCGGCCCACGGTGGCCTCCGGCAGGGCCATGGGAGAGTACATCGAACAGGCGGTCGCTCTGGCGCAAAGCGGTGAACTGGCCGCCATGGTTACCTGTCCCATCGGCAAGGATATGCTCAACGCCGGCGGCTACCACTATCCGGGTCATACCGAAATGCTTGCCACCTTGTGCAACTGCTCGGAATATGCCATGATGATGGCCGGCGCGCGACTGCGGGTGAGCCTGGTCAGTATCCACCGCCCCTTGTCCCGGGTGCCCGAGGCCGTTACCCAAGAGGCGGTGGTTCGGTTGATTCGCCTTACCGCTCGCTCATTGCAGCATGATTTTGCCGTGTTGCGGCCGCGTCTTGCCGTGGCGGCACTCAACCCCCATGCCGGGGAGGGGGGGATGTTCGGCGACGAGGAAAAGCGGGTTATTGAGCCGGCGGTGGCCCAGGCGGCGGCCCTGTTGGGCCGGGAGGTGTCCATCTCGGGTCCGCGGCCGCCGGATACCGTTTTTTATCAGGCCAGCCAAGGAGATTTTGACGCGGTGGTGGCCATGTACCATGATCAGGGCTTGATTCCTTTCAAATTGCTCCATTTTAAGGATGGCGTCAATGTCACCATCGGCCTGCCCATAATTCGTACCTCGGTGGATCATGGTACCGCTTACGATATTGCCGGTCGCGGGGTGGCCGACCATGACAGCCTGCGGGCGGCATTTTGGCTGGCCGCCGAAATAGCCGCCAATCGAAGCAGCAATCTGCCGGAACCGGCGTGA
- a CDS encoding tetratricopeptide repeat protein, translating into MGTTRLLSLATVLAAVLLLTGGCASRPAVPPEEPVKAAPAGPRYAAELEPYEEAVDLACAYFQFAWGKSAELGGRYDEARYAYQQALLCDRKAVHVMRRLAMLLLQQQEREQAIYWVRRIIAIDPTDLAARSLLAKLYTALDDPDRAAAVYQEILTLDPGNANAMLMLAVIYGSSDRRQEAREILEQLVADQPAYFLGHYYLARLYHDLGLIEQALGAYERALELNWSAPLAQELAAIYEAAGLYEDSLALLRRMVAKNPADERARSLLADLYLRLERVEEALAELTALRPYSRDVDRVDLTMARILLDEQRYEEAVVLLQGLLADEPRLDAVRSLLVLAYYRLGKIDLARNLLEEIRPGDYGYEEAVLMLARIYHGSGQPVAAEAVLERALADSQHRYLSFYVTLALLHIEWHDAGQGLAIFQRALQDLGPEPEVYFEYAVYLDRVGDSEGALAKMQEVIALDPHDPYALNYVGYTWADRGENLELAREYIEEAVRLKPDDGAIRDSLGWVYYRLGKYQRAMEELELAVQLLEDDPVIHDHLGDAYRRLGYVAEALAAYRRALALLPPNGDPELREQIELKIKELTAERNG; encoded by the coding sequence ATGGGCACAACTAGGTTGTTATCGCTGGCTACCGTATTGGCGGCGGTTTTACTGCTGACCGGGGGTTGTGCGTCGCGGCCGGCGGTGCCTCCCGAGGAACCGGTTAAGGCTGCCCCTGCCGGGCCACGTTACGCGGCGGAGTTGGAGCCCTACGAAGAAGCGGTGGACCTGGCTTGCGCTTATTTTCAGTTTGCCTGGGGCAAAAGTGCCGAGCTGGGCGGGCGCTACGATGAGGCCCGCTATGCCTACCAGCAGGCGTTGCTTTGCGACCGCAAGGCGGTTCATGTCATGCGCCGACTGGCCATGCTGCTGCTTCAGCAACAGGAGCGGGAGCAGGCCATTTACTGGGTGCGCCGGATCATCGCCATCGATCCGACCGATCTTGCCGCCCGTTCCCTATTGGCCAAGCTTTATACCGCTCTTGATGATCCCGATCGGGCCGCTGCCGTTTATCAGGAGATTCTCACGCTTGATCCGGGCAACGCCAACGCCATGCTGATGCTGGCGGTGATTTACGGCAGCAGTGACCGCCGCCAGGAAGCCCGTGAAATATTGGAGCAACTGGTGGCCGACCAGCCGGCCTATTTCCTGGGACATTATTATCTGGCGCGACTGTACCATGATTTGGGGCTGATTGAACAGGCGCTGGGGGCTTATGAGCGGGCCCTGGAACTGAACTGGTCCGCTCCTCTGGCCCAGGAGCTGGCGGCGATTTACGAAGCGGCCGGTCTTTACGAAGATAGTTTGGCGCTTCTTCGCCGGATGGTGGCCAAAAATCCCGCCGATGAGCGGGCCCGCTCACTGCTGGCCGACCTTTATCTGCGGTTGGAACGGGTGGAAGAGGCCCTGGCTGAACTGACCGCCTTACGGCCATACAGCCGGGATGTGGACCGGGTCGATCTGACCATGGCCAGGATTTTGCTGGATGAACAGCGCTACGAGGAAGCGGTGGTTTTGTTGCAGGGGCTGCTTGCCGATGAACCACGGCTGGATGCGGTTCGTTCACTGCTGGTGCTGGCCTATTATCGGCTGGGAAAAATCGATTTGGCCCGCAACCTGCTGGAGGAGATCCGCCCCGGCGATTACGGTTATGAGGAGGCGGTACTGATGCTGGCCCGGATATACCACGGCAGCGGCCAACCGGTGGCGGCCGAGGCGGTACTGGAGCGGGCCCTGGCCGATTCCCAGCACCGTTACCTGAGTTTTTATGTCACCCTGGCGCTGCTGCATATCGAGTGGCATGACGCCGGCCAGGGGCTGGCGATATTTCAACGCGCCCTGCAGGACCTGGGACCGGAACCGGAAGTATATTTTGAATATGCCGTCTATCTTGACCGGGTCGGGGACAGTGAGGGGGCGCTGGCCAAAATGCAGGAGGTTATCGCCCTGGATCCCCACGATCCCTATGCCTTGAATTATGTGGGCTATACCTGGGCCGACCGGGGCGAGAACCTGGAGCTGGCCCGGGAGTACATCGAGGAGGCGGTGCGGCTGAAGCCCGATGACGGCGCCATCCGGGACAGCCTGGGCTGGGTTTATTACCGGTTGGGCAAATACCAGCGCGCCATGGAGGAGCTTGAGCTGGCGGTGCAACTGCTGGAAGACGACCCGGTGATCCACGATCACCTGGGGGACGCCTACCGCCGGCTGGGCTACGTTGCCGAGGCTTTGGCCGCTTACCGGCGGGCCCTGGCGCTGCTGCCTCCCAATGGTGATCCGGAACTGCGTGAACAAATTGAATTAAAGATCAAAGAACTGACGGCAGAGCGCAACGGATGA
- a CDS encoding TIGR03960 family B12-binding radical SAM protein yields the protein MVNIFMDIDALLSRVNRPGRYCANEFNVVRKDWQQARLRLALAFPDLYEIGMSHQGLQILYHLVNARPEWLAERVYAPDLDLEQALREAGLPLFSLESRRPLGEFDVLGISLPYELCYTNILTILDLAGLPLRAEERTEDQPLVFGGGPCAFHPEPVADFFDAVLLGDGEEALPAMLAVVQRGREQKLARGQILAALAAVPGVYVPSFFAPRYDQAGRFLGTEARRPDLPPVRRRVLADLEQVDHAVAPLVPATRVVHDRLGVEIARGCTRGCRFCQAGVIYRPVREREPSRVLQEILGKIEQTGFEEVALLSLSSGDYACINELLGQLMDALERRRVSVSLPSMRVGSLTPEMMEQIKRVRKTGFTLAPEAGSDRLRRVINKGISEEDLLAASRSAFGLGWKLIKLYFMFGLPTETEEDLAAIVELAHKVLKTGPAGRCQVTVSSAVFVPKPHTPFEREPQLSIEQGFARIDFLKQQLRHKKFKLKWHDPRQSYLEGVFCRGDRRLAALVERAWRDGARLDAWSDHFNLERWQAAAAALGLDLDSYLRRREPEEPLPWDHLDAGVSRKFLAAEYQRALAEEYTPDCRLHGCSKCGLCDFKTVKPVVFRRPEATTGQDAGDSGGRREAAEQEGAHQMARPEVGIGYRLRYSRLGEARFLGHLEVLQVFFRALRRAGWPLAFSQGFNPSPKVSFGPALPLGTESQDEFLWLELTAPLTDLPAAKEELNRQLPAGLRVLLLEPGGRQQPPSLLSSYRISLPGKIDPGAPSALLAAKEFVMTVRRKGAARTLDIRPVVKEFALRAPGELELVMVQEAGRPTVKPLEVVAAACAPEPEQLAAARVMKLWSRP from the coding sequence ATGGTAAATATTTTTATGGATATCGATGCCCTGTTGTCCCGGGTCAACCGACCCGGGCGTTATTGCGCCAACGAATTCAATGTGGTCAGGAAAGACTGGCAGCAGGCCCGCCTGCGCCTGGCCCTGGCCTTTCCCGATCTTTACGAAATCGGCATGTCCCATCAGGGTCTGCAGATTCTCTACCACCTGGTCAACGCCCGGCCGGAATGGCTGGCAGAACGGGTCTATGCCCCGGATCTTGATCTGGAACAGGCCCTGCGCGAGGCCGGGCTGCCCCTGTTTTCCCTGGAATCCCGCCGTCCCCTGGGCGAATTTGACGTGCTGGGGATCAGCCTGCCCTATGAGCTCTGCTATACCAATATCCTGACCATCCTCGATCTGGCCGGGCTGCCTTTGCGCGCTGAAGAGCGCACTGAAGATCAGCCCCTGGTGTTCGGAGGTGGTCCTTGTGCCTTCCACCCCGAGCCGGTGGCCGATTTTTTTGATGCCGTTTTATTGGGCGACGGCGAGGAGGCCCTGCCGGCAATGCTGGCGGTGGTGCAGCGGGGCAGGGAGCAAAAGCTGGCCCGGGGGCAGATCCTGGCGGCTCTGGCAGCGGTGCCGGGGGTTTATGTACCTTCCTTTTTTGCCCCCCGTTATGACCAGGCGGGCCGTTTTCTCGGCACCGAAGCCCGGCGGCCCGATTTGCCGCCGGTTCGCCGCCGGGTGCTGGCCGACCTGGAACAGGTGGATCATGCCGTTGCCCCGCTGGTGCCGGCCACCCGGGTGGTGCATGACCGCTTGGGGGTGGAGATCGCCCGGGGCTGTACCCGGGGCTGCCGCTTCTGCCAGGCCGGGGTTATCTACCGGCCGGTGCGGGAGCGAGAGCCATCCCGGGTTTTGCAGGAAATTCTGGGTAAAATTGAACAGACCGGTTTTGAAGAGGTGGCCCTGCTCTCCTTGAGCAGCGGTGATTATGCCTGTATCAACGAACTGCTGGGGCAACTGATGGATGCCCTGGAACGCCGCCGGGTTTCCGTCTCTCTCCCCTCCATGCGGGTGGGGTCCCTGACCCCGGAGATGATGGAGCAGATCAAGCGGGTGCGCAAGACCGGCTTCACCCTGGCCCCGGAGGCGGGCAGCGATCGGTTGCGCCGGGTGATCAACAAGGGAATCAGCGAGGAAGATCTGCTGGCCGCTAGCCGCAGCGCCTTTGGGCTGGGCTGGAAGTTGATCAAGCTTTACTTCATGTTCGGGCTGCCCACCGAAACCGAAGAAGACCTGGCGGCCATCGTCGAGTTGGCCCATAAGGTATTAAAAACCGGGCCGGCCGGCCGCTGCCAGGTAACGGTGAGCAGCGCCGTCTTTGTCCCCAAGCCCCACACCCCCTTCGAGCGGGAGCCCCAACTGTCGATAGAGCAGGGCTTTGCCCGCATTGACTTTTTAAAGCAGCAGCTGCGGCACAAAAAATTCAAACTCAAATGGCATGATCCGCGCCAAAGTTACCTGGAGGGGGTTTTCTGCCGGGGAGATCGGCGCCTTGCCGCGCTGGTGGAGCGGGCCTGGCGGGATGGCGCCCGGCTGGACGCCTGGTCCGACCATTTCAACCTGGAGCGTTGGCAGGCCGCCGCCGCCGCTTTGGGTCTTGATCTCGATAGCTATCTCAGGCGCCGGGAGCCGGAGGAGCCTTTGCCCTGGGACCACCTGGATGCCGGGGTGAGCCGGAAATTTCTGGCGGCGGAATATCAGCGGGCCCTGGCTGAAGAGTATACCCCCGACTGCCGGTTGCACGGTTGCAGTAAATGCGGGTTGTGCGATTTCAAAACCGTTAAGCCGGTGGTTTTTCGCCGGCCGGAGGCCACCACTGGCCAGGATGCCGGCGACTCCGGGGGGCGGCGGGAGGCCGCGGAACAGGAGGGGGCGCATCAGATGGCGCGGCCGGAGGTGGGGATTGGTTATCGCCTGCGTTATTCCCGGCTGGGGGAGGCCCGTTTCCTGGGGCACTTGGAGGTGCTGCAGGTCTTTTTCCGGGCCCTGCGCCGGGCCGGCTGGCCGCTGGCCTTCAGTCAGGGCTTCAACCCCTCGCCCAAGGTATCCTTCGGCCCGGCACTGCCGCTGGGCACCGAAAGCCAGGATGAGTTTCTCTGGCTGGAGCTGACGGCGCCGCTTACCGACTTGCCGGCGGCCAAAGAGGAGTTGAACCGGCAGTTGCCTGCCGGCCTGCGGGTGCTCTTGCTGGAGCCGGGAGGGCGGCAACAACCGCCAAGCCTGCTCAGCTCCTACCGGATCAGCTTGCCTGGGAAAATCGACCCCGGGGCGCCGTCGGCCTTGCTGGCTGCTAAAGAATTTGTTATGACGGTACGCCGCAAAGGGGCGGCGCGCACCCTGGATATTCGTCCGGTGGTAAAGGAGTTTGCCCTGCGGGCGCCCGGCGAACTTGAGCTGGTGATGGTCCAGGAAGCCGGCCGGCCGACGGTAAAACCCCTGGAAGTGGTAGCCGCCGCCTGCGCCCCGGAACCGGAACAGTTGGCCGCAGCCCGGGTGATGAAATTATGGTCCCGGCCGTAA
- a CDS encoding RNA methyltransferase: MSGALLDVALVHYPVFNRRREVIGSAVTNLDIHDIARTARTYGVRRFYLVTPYEDQQQLVAELLEHWLKGRGGQLNPARKEALTLVRVVPDLATLYQRVSADRGERPLVLATSAREQPQTRDFGDIRRQLRAGKPAMILLGTAWGLAPAALSGVDAFLPPIKGAGDYNHLPVRSAAAILLDRLLATG; the protein is encoded by the coding sequence GTGAGCGGCGCCCTGCTGGATGTTGCCCTGGTTCATTATCCGGTGTTCAACCGCCGCCGGGAAGTGATCGGTTCGGCGGTGACCAACCTGGATATTCATGATATTGCCAGGACCGCCAGAACCTACGGCGTAAGACGGTTTTATCTGGTTACCCCGTATGAGGACCAGCAGCAACTGGTGGCGGAGTTGCTGGAACATTGGTTAAAAGGCCGGGGTGGGCAGTTGAACCCGGCGCGCAAGGAGGCTTTGACCCTGGTAAGGGTGGTGCCCGATCTGGCGACCCTGTATCAGCGGGTGAGCGCCGACCGAGGTGAGCGGCCGCTGGTACTGGCCACCAGCGCCAGGGAGCAGCCGCAAACCCGCGATTTTGGCGATATTCGGCGGCAACTGAGGGCCGGGAAACCGGCCATGATTTTGCTGGGAACGGCCTGGGGGCTGGCGCCTGCCGCCCTGTCCGGGGTGGACGCCTTTCTCCCCCCCATTAAAGGGGCGGGAGATTACAACCACCTGCCGGTACGCTCGGCGGCGGCGATTTTGCTGGACCGCCTCCTGGCCACCGGCTAA